The DNA sequence tattacattgtggggaccagatttccccacaacgtggggggaaaaaaaatctgtaacttGTAATGTACCTTGGGACACTCAATTTTATAAGAACttctgactgcaatcaaaataaataaataaaataaataaaaatgccaaaagtcttgtattttgtttggttacttatggttcagGTTAGGGCTTGGTAGGAGGGATTAGGGTTacgcccatagaaatgaatggatggtctttataaaagatataaatacaaacctgtgtgtgtgtttgtgtgtgtgtgtgtggttcccAGGCCTCCGCTTTGAGACCCAGTACATCACTTTCCGTGTGAAAGCATGCAACAAGGCAGTGGCTGGGGAGTTCTCAGAGCCGGTGAACCTGGAAACGCACGGTGAGCTCTCCTGCCCCTAGGGGGTGCCGTGCGTGTCTTCCAATGCATGTCCTGCTGCGAGATGAGTGACAGACATCCAACTTGTTACAGAAAAGGGATTGTTATGGGTCCAAAAATGACACTGCTGCTTTGACTGTGATAACTCTATACATTTCGGAGGAAGGATGTAATcgtccgccccccccctcccccccagctttCAACTTCAAGCTGGACGCTGCTTCGGCCCATCAGAACCTGCGTGTGGAGGACCAGTCCGTGGAGTGGGACAGCAGCGGGGGGAAGGTGCAGGACATCCGCAAAGACAAGAACCGAACCAACTCACCCATGCATTCCCCAGCGAGGTCCGtagagaggtggggggggttcagtgtctgtgtgtttgtgtgttggtGTCTAACACAATTTCGATGCCTTTCTGCCCTTCCAGGACCACGATGTCACCGAAGAAGCTCCCCACGGCACGGGGGGGCCGGGACCGATTCACAGCGGAGTCCTACACCGTGCTGGGTgcgtgactgtgactgtgactgcgTGGCCTCCGCTGATTGGCCGACCTGCAGCACATGCAGTGCTGTGGGGTTACTCACTCAGTGCCCGTACTTATAACATCTGTACTCTTCTTTTGTAACTGTTTTAGCAAAACGTGTTACCTGTGGACACAACGGTAAGTTTGCTTTTTGGTGGTGGGTCCCATTGCTTAACCGCTGCGCCCCCTACAGCTGACACTGCAATCGACGCGGGTCAACAGTACTGGGAGGTGTGGTTCGACCGGGAAAGCAAGGCGCTGGCGGTGGGCGTGGCCCTCCGCTCAATGGGCCGATTTGACCAGCTGGGCAAGACCGCAGCCTCCTGGTGTCTCCATCTCAACAACTGGCTCCAGCAGAGCTTCACCGCCAAGCACAACAACAAGGCCAGAACCCTGGACTGTCCGGTGCCGGACCGCATTGGCGTCTTCTGCGCTTATGAGGAGGGTAGGGAGCCCACGCACACCTGCACACCACAGAACAGCAGCCCAATCGGTACTATTCTGTTTTCACCCTTGAAGAAATAGTTTTGGTTTGTCTGGATCAGAAGTTTCTCCAAAGACCTGGCTGCTGAACCACTTGGCAAACATGCATACAAATTTCTTTAGCGACATTTATTTTGTGGTTAATAATATATTTCGATAGAGCAATGACTGTATCACACTGTATCGGTGAAGATCCGTCCTGGGAGTAGATTGCTGTTCCAACAGCATCTAGTTCGTGGTTTTGTTGGTAAATGTTGATCGAGAGGATAACGCTGATGGTTCGGATGCCGCCCTTGCGGGTTGGTCCTTCTGCGTCTCTCCTGTAGGGGTGCTGTCCTTCTACAATGCCAGAACCAAGCAGCTGCTCCACACCTTCAGGACCAAGTTCCCACAGCCTGTGGTGCCGGCCTTCATGGTGAGCTGGGACATGGGCAGGCGAGCTGACTGAGACGCTCCGGTTGTGCCCATCCTCATGGCGCACTCtgtctccccctgcaggtgtggaatgggagcttcacAGTGCAGATGGGCCTACAGGTGCCCACCATGGTGCAAAGTGGGCAGAAGAGGAACAGCGCCACCAGTAGCTCCAGTGCCAGCCTTGGCTAGCCCACGGCCACCAGCTGAGCAGAGCCCCATCCTTATCTGGGTCAGGTTGGGTTTAGGGTACGCACACCCACCCTGGCAGGCTGAACTGAGCTTTGTCCAAATCTCCCATGATCACTCTCCCGAAGAGCCAGAGAAACATggtgccatgcccccccccccctcccccccagtagAAACTCCACCCCTTCCCGTCTTGTGCAGACTTCCTGTGCCTTTCAGTGTCGTCGAATCATCTCTCAGGCGGGTCGTGCTCCTGCCACGTCATGGTGTTACGTCTGACTCTGTGGAGATGCCACCCTTTACCTCTAGACCCACACCCGGCTCACTAGGACGTTCCCTGGTTACCGCAACCCC is a window from the Paramormyrops kingsleyae isolate MSU_618 chromosome 21, PKINGS_0.4, whole genome shotgun sequence genome containing:
- the LOC111836585 gene encoding fibronectin type III and SPRY domain-containing protein 1-like, with translation MGDQKETLRKISTTLALKNEEIQNFICCLKQGLENLESNSSRVQEDLESEFSSLYAVLDEQKESMVTSIKRERASRIYELQSQLTACTKALESSEELLELANQALCSSETDGFNQAAKEIKDSVTMAPAFRLSLKAKVSDNMSHMMVDFNQERRTLQALKFLPVPGTPQILVSECRVCDNTVTVMWELPEYDDKIEHYTLEYRRTNHEGPPRAREDHPWMVVEDIRQTEHTLTGLRFETQYITFRVKACNKAVAGEFSEPVNLETHAFNFKLDAASAHQNLRVEDQSVEWDSSGGKVQDIRKDKNRTNSPMHSPARTTMSPKKLPTARGGRDRFTAESYTVLADTAIDAGQQYWEVWFDRESKALAVGVALRSMGRFDQLGKTAASWCLHLNNWLQQSFTAKHNNKARTLDCPVPDRIGVFCAYEEGVLSFYNARTKQLLHTFRTKFPQPVVPAFMVWNGSFTVQMGLQVPTMVQSGQKRNSATSSSSASLG